One region of Armigeres subalbatus isolate Guangzhou_Male chromosome 3, GZ_Asu_2, whole genome shotgun sequence genomic DNA includes:
- the LOC134219190 gene encoding uncharacterized protein LOC134219190 — protein sequence MDFNKQQLSEQVYCALCFGRKCSTKPDEVFVAIHSEEGRSRNISALIRKYFPEENIQEKGFCCSSCCQQLENFHRFYLQIKEIQSSGRMRSIEANEGSNQLSEAFQLDMHIKEEKIDEGYNYNQTGDEEALNDFLKGQYRPQSDTNGNDLSQNRILDAIVNEFQASSLSGTESIGCGTDQPYSKRVKRKLNENWQTSRNDLVFSNTNDPDLDFMDEEFYQYDKPPDDREDHTTSAEASPFEELERLRRENELLKRRNHQLVVRLKEVHVRNMDLVKVNQELSDKLQLYDQGPYTRAGPTIPEHISSSSKSATSTTNNKQPSTKSSLVIGPIQDIPPPLHQEQQLQHTSSDRIKSSAYILDNGDVIVRDSLIPFQTMVDIDSVEPGEKYDLRFISKLALALWGQERLAVSSVTGRKSNNAVNATPSIQLEPEKLSFIKEKVYNRVMQESNDRLQAMARSDDARINRLLNIKIQNAKRKKTPNQPNV from the exons atggatttcaacaagCAGCAATTGAGCGAACAAGTATACTGCGCATTGTGCTTTGGCCGGAAGTGTTCCACAAAACCAGACGAGGTATTTGTTGCAATCCACAGTGAAGAGGGCAGAAGCAGAAACATCAGCGCCCTCATACGGAAATATTTCCCTGAGGAAAACATCCAGGAGAAAGGATTTTGTTGTTCAAGTTGCTGCCAGCAACTAGAAAATTTCCACCGGTTCTATTTGCAAATCAAGGAAATTCAATCGAGCGGAAGAATGCGTTCGATTGAAGCGAACGAAGGATCGAATCAACTGTCGGAAGCATTTCAGCTCGATATGCACATTAAGGAGGAAAAGATAGACGAAGGGtacaattacaatcaaactggCGATGAGGAAGCATTGAACGATTTCTTAAAAGGGCAGTATCGTCCTCAATCGGATACAAACGGGAATGATCTATCGCAAAATCGAATCTTAGACGCGATAGTCAATGAGTTTCA GGCCAGTTCGTTAAGTGGTACCGAATCGATAGGATGTGGAACCGATCAACCATACTCGAAACGGGTGAAACGAAAACTCAATGAAAATTGGCAAACCAGTCGTAATGATTTGGTATTCAGCAATACAAACGATCCCGATTTAGATTTCATGGACGAGGAATTTTATCAGTACGACAAACCACCCGACGATCGTGAAGATCACACAACATCGGCGGAGGCTTCTCCGTTCGAAGAACTGGAACGTTTACGAAGGGAAAACGAATTGCTCAAAAGACGTAATCATCAGTTGGTTGTCCGTCTCAAAGAAGTACATGTGCGCAACATGGACCTCGTTAAGGTCAATCAGGAGCTTTCTGATAAACTTCAGTTGTACGATCAGGGTCCATATACGAGAGCGGGCCCAACTATTCCTGAGCATATTTCATCATCATCTAAATCGGCAACATCTACAACTAATAACAAGCAACCTTCTACAAAGTCGTCGTTGGTAATTGGTCCAATTCAAGACATTCCACCGCCGCTACATCAGGAACAACAACTACAACATACTTCCAGTGATAGAATCAAGAGTAGTGCTTATATATTG GACAACGGTGATGTCATAGTAAGAGACTCTCTCATTCCTTTCCAAACAATGGTAGATATTGATTCGGTAGAACCGGGCGAAAAGTACGATCTAAGATTTATCAGCAAATTGGCTTTGGCACTATGGGGACAAGAAAGGCTGGCAGTGAGTAGTGTTACTGGACGAAAATCAAACAATGCTGTCAACGCAACACCGAGCATACAACTGGAACCGGAAAAACTAAGTTTTATTAAAG AGAAAGTCTATAATCGAGTTATGCAAGAATCAAATGATCGACTACAGGCAATGGCTCGATCCGACGATGCAAGAATTAATCGGTTGCTGAATATCAAAATACAAAACGCCAAGCGTAAGAAAACTCCCAACCAACCGAACGTATGA
- the LOC134219188 gene encoding uncharacterized protein LOC134219188: MEFEFKNQPSSVIIDGYELVDNSEPHHPCKSIELGPNSYGYAYHTNSTQNTNTTVAPKEDYNFEGLSLLLKEWGLDALYGRFVQNLIDVNVLEYMIDVDVVDLCKDFPMRYRLILRHKLKQKSYHRAFVADNHRNELINAVSHNKRSQTSVVIDGTPAKQSKHNHPERDTTENSNVSTITMQPVATKLKSLEQAKDYAQHLKGQKTLVEILQGSEMGLKFLDQYKVENGKRIYSAESRNYIKKALVDYYFRAGQGHIGAHEFQEMVALIMNELPDEEPTIWFSPPTADSTCSTGLLYGRYRYMMQTNKEYRKQKEAKRVQHSTMLIQQAKESWESLNSIEQNECLVAKTKLWNIDIAETDDVIEAWKTCYPLRRYEIVMGVLQINELQPFTNFSRMHDLITYDFSRILSIEEEIFYNRVPHFVDRFKSVYIGYKAVIEDDKALSQAIVSAFSESSTESTDRVSFLAFYSLPYMLRQGFTGKRVKKKRKFAFAEARDSFITLLPANYMIEECIEMRKRKALENEERNTPFIVSVGTLLSGVRENYVVLEEMIFPCGTIDRAVDFLLKLYTVLHMEYAHACENVLRFIQGYLYELKFVGERSNTFATALITDFNRL, from the exons ATGGAATTCGAATTCAAGAATCAACCATCATCCGTCATAATAGATGGATATGAGCTAGTTGATAACTCAGAACCACATCATCCATG TAAAAGTATTGAATTAGGACCTAATTCATATGGATACGCCTATCACACTAACAGCACTCAAAACACGAACACGACAGTGGCACCTAAAGAGGACTACAATTTCGAAGGGTTATCCTTACTACTGAAGGAGTGGGGTTTAGACGCACTCTATGGAAGATTTGTCCAAAATTTGATTGACGTAAACGTGTTGGAATACATGATCGATGTAGATGTTGTAGACTTATGTAAGGACTTTCCAATGCGCTATCGTCTAATTTTGCGCCACAAACTAAAGCAaaag AGTTATCATAGAGCGTTTGTCGCAGATAATCATCGAAACGAGCTGATAAACGCAGTGTCACATAATAAGAGATCGCAGACATCAGTTGTAATCGATGGTACTCCAGCTAAGCAATCAAAGCATAACCATCCAGAGCGAGATACAACCGAAAATTCTAATGTCTCTACAATCACGATGCAACCAGTGGCTACAAAGTTGAAAAGTTTAGAACAAGCCAAAGATTATGCACAACATCTCAAAGGTCAGAAA ACTCTGGTGGAGATTCTCCAGGGCTCAGAAATGGGTCTCAAATTTCTGGATCAATACAAGGTAGAGAATGGGAAACGAATCTATTCCGCGGAATCCAGGAACTATATTAAAAAGGCACTGGTAGATTATTACTTTCGAGCTGGACAGGGACACATAGGGGCTCATGAATTCCAAGAAATGGTTGCCCTAATAATGAATGAGCTACCCGATGAAGAACCTACTATTTGGTTCTCACCTCCCACAGCCGATTCGACATGCAGTACGGGTTTATTATATGGACGATACAGATACATGATGCAAACCAACAAAGAGTATCGGAAGCAGAAAGAAGCAAAGCGAGTGCAGCATTCGACTATGTTGATCCAGCAAGCCAAAGAATCCTGGGAATCACTTAACAGTATTGAGCAAAATGAGTGTTTAG TTGCGAAAACTAAACTCTGGAACATAGACATTGCTGAAACTGACGACGTTATCGAGGCCTGGAAAACATGCTACCCGTTGCGGCGATATGAAATCGTTATGGGCGTACTACAAATCAACGAACTGCAACCGTTCACGAATTTCTCAAGGATGCATGACTTG ATAACCTATGATTTTTCCCGGATATTATCGATTGAAGAAGAAATCTTCTACAATCGCGTGCCACACTTCGTCGATCGTTTCAAATCGGTTTACATCGGATACAAGGCAGTCATTGAAGACGATAAAGCATTATCACAAGCCATTGTTTCGGCTTTCAGCGAATCCTCCACCGAGTCAACGGATAGAGTATCTTTCCTTGCATTTTATTCGTTGCCTTACATGTTACGACAGGGCTTCACTGGTAAGAGGGTAAAGAAAAAACGAAAATTTGCATTCGCAGAAGCTCGCGATAGCTTCATCACTCTCCTTCCA GCAAACTATATGATCGAAGAATGCATTGAGATGCGTAAAAGGAAAGCTTTGGAGAATGAAGAGCGGAATACACCATTCATCGTTAGCGTCGGTACGTTGCTCAGTGGTGTGCGGGAGAATTATGTTGTGCTGGAAGAAATGATTTTTCCTTGTGGAACTATTGATCGAGCAGTAGATTTTCTATTGAAGTTGTACACCGTGTTGCATATGGAGTACGCTCACGCGTGCGAAAATGTTCTACGATTTATTCAAGGCTATTTGTACGAATTGAAATTTGTAGGCGAGCGAAGTAATACATTCGCTACTGCTTTAATTACTGATTTTAATCGTCTATAG